In Lathyrus oleraceus cultivar Zhongwan6 chromosome 2, CAAS_Psat_ZW6_1.0, whole genome shotgun sequence, the DNA window gagttccccaccttggggcaatctaggcaaaaaatagggattatggcaagtaactgcatctgGCTGGTCTTGATCGTTGAAGTAGTTTTGAACAGTCATTTGGTTCcgattcatcattctcaaccgaagacaagGGCATAGTGGATTCTAAAGTTGGTAAGGAGAGTAACGttcattgtattcaatgtatccattttccatgtaaattaccattttcaaagtttgtaaagatccatgaagtcctgccatttgcagattaccattctattaaataaagttaagcttttatccaattatttctattcttatttgtttctgtttaataaaactgaatttttatgatgataattttgaaataaataaatcaatgaataaatcatttttctgaaataataaggcatttactttaagaacatcgatttcaaaaaggaatatcaacaacaatctaagaacgGTAAAGTCTTGACgtgtgaagcattgttgtcttccccaagcagttgcTCGGTGATTTTACCTCCCCGAGAGTTCGTCGTTCATCCCCAGAATTTGGTTGACGAGTTTCTCCCCAAGTAATTTATCATCCCCGGTAGTATTAATTGGGTGGCTCCCTAAGCAGATCATCATTTATCTCCAGTAGAATTGATGTGTTGATCTAATTGTAGTTCATCATATGTCCCCAGCTGAAGATTTATGATCTTCGTTTGCATTTGTGTTTGTTAATGGGCCTTAGATCCTTGTGAAACCTTTATTTAGTTTTCAGATCCTCAGCATCTTTATTTAGTTGCATAGCAGTGTCAATTTCTCCCCTGTGTGAGTCTGCAGATCCGGTTGATTTCTTTtgtaccttggaattggtttatttctcaatttcCAAGAAAAGTCTGATGACTGTAGCTTTCCTTTTGAGAAATGTGTTGCTAATTTGTATCCTCGTGTGACCTTCATTTTGTCCTAGCAGATTGTTGAATCCCCAGCGGAGGCCCCGTAGAGTTTAATTTTTGATGAAATCCCTAACAGTTTACTTGATTTCCCACTCAGAGTTTTACCTCTTGTTGTGACTTGGATCCCTGGTGGAGTTTCATCTTCTAATAGAGGTTCTCTTCATTCAGACAGTATtttgattctgagcagtattgatgttgtcccctgtagggttgtctcccatttaatatgttgttgacctaaaattccccgcagtgTTGACTTGttgttttgatatatatatatatatatatatatatatatatatatatatatatatatatatatatatatatatatatatatatatatatatatatatatatatatatatatatatatatatatatatatatatatatatatatatatatatatatatatatatatccctcagCTTGAGATATGGATCCTCAACAGATTTCCTTATCCTCAATATATTAGTTGATATTTTTAGCAGTGCTTTCGTCCCCCCGTGGAGTTTTCCAGTTTGTATTTGTCTCCTCTCCCAGAGAGTTTTGAGTTTTAAGCAAAAAATTTACTAAGCTTGACTTATCTCCTAGTATTATCTCCTCCTCTTTTGAGAGTTGAGTTTGAGTCAAATTGGTTTGCtatggatatatatatatatatatatatatatatatatatatatatatatatatatatatatatatatatatatatatatatatatatatatatatatatatatatatatatatatatatatatatatatatatatatatatatatatatatatatatatatatatatatatatatatatatatatatatatatatccattCCTTCAAAGAGCTGAGTTTTCAGCAGTGTTTGGTtggatgcatgttctccatgtcgTTCCCCGGCCAGAGTTAAATCTATCCTGGGCTAGGATTTTtatcctcgatgatttattttcattcCTAGAAGGTTCTCCTGTTGGTGTTTTCATCTTGTTTAGAATagccgagtatctagttgtgatgattcGAATCCTTATTTGTTTGTATCATTTGTGCTCGTTTGTCAGCgtaatcatatacatactcatgcatattcatgcataaaacataGCATCAGATATTTCGTTGAGCATTTTTGTCACATTGACTTTTCTTCTGATCCCCTtctttggtgatattatttccccatgcaaatttggtgtgtctttccttcctcaattgtatagtgtcatccccttaagcagaaagagtttatcctttcttcttccccactgagttatttccttgtgcatgattattatttcagtttcttccctagttcattatctggatggaaccattccccttaagttatatcctcattgggttgagtcttgtttgaccgtttctttctagttcttacctagatagaacttttggtccccaagagtttattacaagtaactggtaatatccttcttgatgttgagtactttacctaTGTTAGTTTACCCATtaaccggtaaaaggtaattCACTTCTTTGTTGTTTCTCCAACGGATTTGTTTCTACGTTTCCTCAGCAAGTCattccttgatatgttcatcataaccggtgacagatattcttcctgtttggtattctacccagtaaaaaggtagttgtaattcctattaTTTTcagagagtttatccttgatatgttcactttaaccggtgataGATTTTCTCTTCTTTCCGGTATcctacccagtaaaaaggtagttataattcctatttGCGGTATTTTGTCCAGTAATGGCAGATATAAATCATAttctcccctctgagtctatctTTGATATTTTTATCTTAATCGATGATTGATACTCTCTCTTTgatattctacccagtaaccgatagttgtaaatcctatttccgTTGGTggtgtatccttgatatgttcatcttaacgggtgacagatattcttcctctgtccccaggtggtctatccttgatatgttcatcctaaccgatgacagatattctttcctttgagtttatccttgatatgttcactctaaccggtgacggatactctctttttggtcttctacccagtaaagATAGTCGTAATTCCTATTTGGTTTCCTTTtcccagtaggttattcttatccagtaactggtaatgaatactccTCATTTTTTcccaacgagtcatccttgatatgtttaccctaactggtaacggatgtccctctgtctGAGTGTATTattttctacctagtaactggtggtagataatatatctcttttactcttGTGTTGAATTTGGGTTCATATTTCTTTCTGAAATTGAATTTCCTTTGGCTTGAGTATTTCAGCTTCGTTCTGATCTACTCTCGCCCCATGCAGATAACTTTATCTCCAgtccgagtctttccattgatttatttttcatggaaatcccctcgtgtctccagcagtttttaagtcgtagcctggcctatgcataacttTCATCCCCAAAGTATATGTCCCCCTAATGATCTTTCCTTATGGAATCCATTATGCTCCTATGGATTTTCGGTCTCTCCGGAtattttttcctttgtggcaacatatTCCCCACGAATATTATCTTAATATTCATATCATaagcatcatgaggtctcttagggaccaaaatttgtttctcgatgttgttatttaagttcaTTATACCGAGTTGATataaagattttaaccttcacatcctagtctagaatgatcttaaataggggcaactgtgAGACCCAAACTTTGACCCTtagatccctcatgatatctcatcatttgcattggctttgggatcacaccttggtatcctcctcacccctcacTCCTTGGGTTTGCgttgggagagatcaccaaacatatttgattgtatcatactttaaTTTCTTTTgttactaaccaaaataccaaaaatatgtctatgtatagctttgtcTCTTTTGTAGGTGTGTGTGTCTATTTGTGCCCCCACCAAGgtcatatatagggtttgagaccctcaatgtaagagatcaatcaaggaaaggttcacagtggttctaagcatcatatatggatcctcgtgctctttatttgtcattttgatcaagaattcatcaagagtttgaagcttgtttgtcaaggaagccctaaaTCATCTGTGTATCTTGTGTGTTTTCCTCggcaagtttcttcatcaattggtcaaacatttaaagggatacttcatgATACATcatattatatatttatatatatgatcctccatgagccccaaagagcaaaataacttcaagtttgcaagttggttcaaagaggttgaccagagaaagtcaactagtcaaaactagggtaccctagaccatatctcctacaatttttgtcatatgaatTTATTACGAGAGAAAATTcactctttatgacattccaaacaactttcatgttggcatcaagagctaagtttgtttggaaagtcattttttatggtgaaagattataggtcattttgtctgtgccctagttaggagtTCAACTTCtaagaaccataacttgctcaatttttattatatgaaggccatccaagtttcatgattaattttaagatgtattATACAACTTTTATTCTTAGATAAATGTGAAATACAACTGTCAAGagcatgtaccaagaggaaacattttaggtcattttaggtcatcatcattgaacaagcaattttcctcaacttctaaaatcgataaatccctcatgcaagattcaaatggtgtaAGATTTATGACCAAATTTAAAAGGAATGAAAGAGTTACAACTTTTACGAATGAACCATTTTCATTcgaagctcatagaaaaagttattcaagatggaaaaagtgatcatttgactttatacttagaaaattttcaactatgtttgatttctccaacttccacctcaaaagTCATCATGATCTAAGCTCCAAATGTAAAAGTCTTCAAtatcaaagttgttccccttcatgtcACCTTTCTAAAGCatccaagatcatggcatttaGAGCATTTTTGAAGTACTTGCGTATGGGTGTAATGTATGGCtccatttggatgattttcattATCAATCTTCAAATACATTTGCATGGTCTCATGTTAAGCTTTCAACATCACATGTGCACAACTTTGGACCATTTccaatcatttgatgggcctatcacacgcccatgcaaccaCGCAACCAAGAGTTCTCTATTTTTGACAAAATTGGAAAGTGTGTGGAAGCAACTTGCAAGCCTATAAATGTAAGCCATTCtgctcagaattgaggacaccttgcccaagcctTGCTCCTGCAACCTTTCCACACTCCATTGATAGGATAATCTTGCagatttcatttgaaatcgagtttcaatttcagttttatttagagattgaaactccaagagtccaaacCATTTGAGCATCCAtttcatctcctgcaagcaagaggaagcaagcccaagcaaattgagatccacatcgagcttcatcactgcaaacagaaggtgaattttATAAAAATTTCCTTCTTCCATTCTCCCccaattctccatcatttcacttgatttttggttggctgaagtcctacgaatataggcaacaagattgagttgctttgaggtcaaatcgaagaaactcagaTCATACTCCTCAAATTTCcaatccatgtatctttcaatatacttggaattagaagaaattgaggtcagatttggaTTCGTGAGGATTTTTCCTTCAAACTAGCATATTCACTTTTTGTTTTCAtggaggttggtggtggaccagtctggtgaggtccagCGGAGAAGAAGATCCAAGTTAGGGCTTCGGTGGTGTATTGGCACCCTTCCAGCCATTTGATCATGTTTAAATGTTTTAAACATAGCCATTGGTTTTAATTACCCCATCTGTCATGCATTGACTTGGTTCCACCGTGTTCTTGatgcgcgtggccatcagatctgccacctcaattaacaagggagatctgatggctcttgttttttctctttttattttaattttttattttcattttaattagtttattttgattaattcatactaaattcatttttaatcccaaaaatatgggactttcaccaaaaatctttaaatattcttattttccatattttgaattaaaatcattttttggattaattttgatattttttgtgaattaattgatttttgacttgttttaaaatatttttaaatacttctgacctttcaaaaattatgaatttttttgtctaaggtcctttgaatttgtttgacctaggataaatctcttggccatttatttggtgatttgaagagatttgaggttttatccatttaaaaatgcattttaattcattttaaaattgatttttaattatttaattgtttaaaaatattattgagccatttgattgactttgtgatgtttgactttctatttggccttgatcatggttgatttgaacttttatttgatcaatactattggatttagggggttgatgaaatgtacatttcatccctcaagatgaatggatagtatttATCAGATCAATTTCCTCatgtgatcaatttgggtttctatttcccgTCCCCTCTTCATCTCCATCCATATCTtttcccaatccatcattgaccaatgatttctctaatgtccaAATGCTAGTggattcatcaatgaccttgtgtcagatgaatcaacatgagctggATTGAGATAAGTCATTTCCCcactttatttttgtgtgtggtatgttttaggagtttgattctttgtaccaagtatctaacataaattaacaccaatatttttattgcccggactcagataattgtgacttctacataagttcaattatgattgcttaacataaagctaaatttgtcccgcaaagcatatcattctagtaagtgagattgtaagtctctcattcttcatggtattgtatgaaaacttggccttttttctattcatgagagctagtggcatacttgttgatttatccaagttggagcccttctcatggatgacgtcttggttcatgtcttcatacttaTGAATGGATGGTTAagtgttatccaaagaatgacttaGACAATTGAAACAtttcactaacatttgactaacatttaattaacattgctttactttcaagtcatttacttaatgcaatttaaatttcagtacctttatcattcattgtcatttatatttcatgcaagatgtttatgtttcagtcagttttactttgctcacttgagccatatcatttgtgtttgtatatatatattgtgtgcttTTGATTTTGTTCTTGCTCTCTAAGAGAAGTTAAGGAACCATCTTTTCTGATTTTGGTTATGTATATCCTCTAACTTATCCTTTTGACTTTTAACCAGGTGGTGTATGTTGCCAAAGGTATCCTTGTTCCATTTCTTGAGATTATCTTTTAGCATTTGGAGTTTTCTGGTGAGAACAAACATAGGACATCCAAATATCTTAGTAGACCAAATTTTAGAAACAAAATCCATACAGGAGTCATGGAGGGTCCACATACCAAATAATTTAAACTGACTTTTGACCTTTATTTAAATGAAAGAAGAATTCACCATAATAGGATGATGATCTGATCTTAGCCTAGGCAGGACCAAGGTTGTCATGTTGCAGCTTGTATTACACCAATCTAGATTGAAGAAGGCCCTGTCATGTTTCCTCTCAATTGAGGCCCTACCATTTATACCATTGTACCAAGTGGACTTGTTTCCTTTAGAAGGGATTTCCATAAGGTTATTTCTATTTGACCAGTCTTTAAATTCTTCAATGGGTGTTCTATTAGGACTATAGGTCCCCCTTTGATCATGAACCCTAAGGATGGTGTTATAATCCCCAACAAGACACCAAGGTGTGTTGTTAGCATTAGTACAGGAAGTCAGATCTCTCCAAAGAGACCTTCTTTTGATATGGCATGAAGAAGTATAAACAGTATCAAAACCTAGGGTGATGTTATCAATTTGGACAACGAAAGATATATGTTGTCATAAATACTTTGGATTTGGGGATCTAAGTTTTAATTACAAATGCATAAAATGTTGGAAAGAAACATGTTTCTACTATTCACAACAAACAACTTAAGGTTTAGTCTATTCCAGAAAGGTAGAGGAATATTAAGATGGTTCGTCCAGGGCTCTGCAATTATACAGAGGTCAGGTTTGTGGGTTATAAGAATATTTTTAAGAGCTAACTTTAAAGGAGAGTCAACTATACCCCTTATATTCTAAAAAAGGCACTTCATTTGGAAGGCTTTTCTAAACCAGATTTGGATCTGGTGCCATAAGCCTTCTTAGGTTTCATTTTCTGTCTTCTTTTCCTTTTCTGAGATTTTGTCAGGATATGTTGGAAATTGTTTAGGTTAGTATCTATGACCTCCTCATCTGAGTTGTCATCCTTATCTATACTATTAGCCCATAAATCTTTAAGGGACTTCTCATTTCTCAAATGAACATCATCTGTGTTAGCAATGGTTATGCTCAATTGGATTTTATCTACGAACTCTGAAGTATCATAGCTAATATCTTCAATCTGAGTCTTTTTAATACCCTCAAATGTGGATTCCGTGTCATATTTGTCTTTAGCTTCCTCTTCTAACCCTTCTTTATCAATCTCGGGTTCTGAAATAAGAGCATCTAATTTTTCAACTATCTGGTTTTTAATCACACCACTTATTTCTCATCTATTTAGGGGATTTTTGCCTTTCTCATTCAACTATGATTCTACTCTTTCATTTTCTCTAGATGGAGATTTGTTGTTGATTGGGACTTTGGTGGATTCTACTTTTTTTAGATTTATGTGTTTCTTTGTGTTTTGTTTCCTTCTACAATTTTGTTCATTATGTCCCAAAAATTTGCTGAAGCTACAGAAATCTGATATTTTCTCATATTCTATGTCTACGAAAAAGCAAATCCCTCTCCTTCTATTAAAAATTTGTCTCTGAGTTCACCTAACAAGTCAATGTCAACAAGGACTCTAACGAAATGACCTAAAGGTCTTACGAAAAAGGATCTGTTAGAGGAAGAGTCGATACATATCGATGTTCCCAAATTACTTACGATTGTAAATTTGATTTTGGACCTCTATTACCCTTAGGCTAGGTCATGGATTCTAATCTATACTTAAGTGGAGTTTTAATTCATGTTAGAAGGGACAAAGTCTTTTGTCCATAGAAACAATTTTAAGATACCAAAATTTACATTCCAAAAGGGGTGAACATCTGACGATTCTAACTCCTATATActtaaaaaaaaatagaattcATAAAAACCTTTTTCCTAGCTGATAGTTAGAGCATTGAACTATAATTTTGACATAGCTGTCAATGTGCTTATGTAATATTTTTTTCAAAGTTACATCaaaatttaatatttatttatatacaTATAAAGATTAATTTTACAATCTTTTCTAAAAGCTTATTCATTATAAATTACATATTTAATACGTAATATTATTAGAACATGAGTTGATAATATTCATTATATCTCTCGAACACAATTAGATAAACAAATGGACATCATCACTCAATTTATTATTCACAGCACTTTAAAAAACTCAATTAACCTAAAGTaaattgccatttttttttgttaaatAATAAACATTCACAAAATAAGTGTTGGGTGGTTTCTTCTTAAGTTATATCCCGAAGCACGCAAATTTATATCTAATATTTTTTTAGAATGTCTTTTCTAAGAATTTTGCTACTCAACAACTTCTATTCTAGCATTAAATTTTATAACCTGACCAATTTATTTCAAGTTGCACTCTAAAATAGTGTCAAACTTTAAAAGAGCTCTCCAACAAAATTTAGTATTTACTTTATGTACAAATATAAATTAATTCTGAATTCTTTCTAGAAAGTTATTTATTATAATTCTATATTCAataatattattaaaacataATTCTAGaaaattaaatattattaatatttatattaaaagaaataacaaaaattatataaaaaattaGTATGAGGAGTATCCATTCATGATTTGTTCACGCGTCCATATACATTTTCACATAAATATTATCTGATTAAATAGAATAGGTACCAAAAGAGGCACCAAGTTTGttacttttttttttcttcaaatttttaTATTAAGACTTTTTTAATATCTTACtttattgttattattttataatattattttagTCTACTCAGTCAAAATCAAGTTATTGAATCTTATTctatttaaaaattaaaatcaaataaaaattattattttctaaattaaatatattttatacaatcctaatttgattttgaaatcaaATCAAATCCTGATAAATTTTATTGATTCTAAACAAATGATTTTTTtcttaaattgtttttaatagaaaTCTTATCTAATAACACGCTCTGTTAACaaataatttaaattcaaaaCCAGAAACTAGTTAAAGATAAGTGGGCCCATAGTTTCATCACTCATATAAAGCCACACTCTACTCTTTTCCTCTCACATCACAATCTTCATTTCACGCCGTTTTTTCCTTCCTCTCCATTCCACTCCACTCTCAATTTTCACTCTTCCAAATTCATTCATTGCAAATTTCATCCTCCAAACCCTAGATCCTAAATTTCCCCCAATTAAACCCTAATTCTCATCATCACCTTCATCAATGGAGAATCATTACTCTTCGCATCCCAATTCGCGTGATTCCTCACCTACCTCTCGCGAATTGCTCGAAATCGATCACCGTTCATCGTTCGATGAACCACCTCCTTCCAACACCAAGAGAGTCAAACTCATCTGTAGCTTCGGTGGAAAAATTCAACCCAGGCCTCACGACGGTCACTTCTCGTACATCGGAGGTGACACCAAAATCCTCGCCGTCGATCGTAACGTCAAGTTATCACACCTCATTGGTAAGCTCACTGCAATGGCGGATTCTGATGTCTGTTTCAAATATCAACTCCCTGGTGAAGATCTCGATGCTTTGATCTCGGTATGCAATGAAGACGATCTCGATTATATGATGATCGAGTACGATCGTATGTGTCGCGCTTCACCTAAGCCTGCAAGGTTGAGGCTCTTCCTCTTTCCTTCCCCTGTCAAGAACCACAGCAGCAATGCATCTTTCGATTCTACCAATTCCGCTATGAATCTCGCCGCTGCGGAGGATTCCAAATCGGAAGGTAAGTGGTTCGTCGACGCTCTCAATTCCGTTTCCGTTCCGGCGATGGAAGATTCTTTTCCACCTCCTCCGCCGCCAGAGATGAATCCTGATTATCTATTTGGATTGGATAAACCGTATTCCCCGTCTCCCGAGGCCAAACAGACGGAAGTCCCGGAGACTGTTCCGGATTTTGCTTCGAAGGATACAGAATGTGAGTCCGAGACGGTTAGAGAAACCGAGATTCAGGAAATGAAGAGAATGCAGACTGTGAATGATCATCAGCAAATGAATTTTAACGGAGAAAACGGCAGAGTTAACGGCTGTGTTGTTTACTCTCAGGAAAACACGGAAACCGAGATGCCGTTAGTTACTACTCCACCATTTCAAGCTGTGAATGATGAACAGAAAATAAATTCTGACGGAGAAAACAGCAGAGTTAACGGCGGTGTTGACAGTTACTCTCAGGAAAACACGGAAACTGAGATGCCGTTAGTTACTACTCCACCAGCTGAAGCTGTGAATGATGAACAGCAAATGAATCTTGACGGAGAAAACGGCGGAGTTAACGGTTATGCTGACTGTTACACTCAGGAAAACACGGAAACCGAGATGCCGTTAGTTACAGCTGTACCTGTTCAAGCTCCAGCTCCGGTTCATTCAGGTTCGGTTCAATTTCAAGCTCCTGGACCGGCTTCGGTTCAGTCATCATTTTCTCCTATGATACCGAATGTGGTTAGTGCTTACTCGACGGGATATCTTAATGAACCAATACCGGTTTATCTGATTCAAACACGTTCAGGATTGTACCAAGCAGTGAGGCCAGTCATTGGACCAACCGGTCAACCGGTTTATTTTGCATATACACAGATTGGGAACGAGTTTGGTTACAATGGATCAGGGGTGCCTGGCATGGTTTCCGAGCGTGGCTATTCTAATGGTTCGTACGGGCAAGCTTTTCAATCTCAGGCGGCGGTTGCCGGTGTTGACAGCTGGAATTGACGGCGGGAGGATGCTGTTTCTGGGTGAAATATACTACTGCATATAGAGTCATTCATTGTTATTAAATAAAAGAAATCATTAGTGTGTTTTTTTTTCGGtggattttttttttgttttgcttttttttattATTTGGAATATTGGTTTTAAGAACATTGATTCTTGTTCATAGGTGCATATTCGAAAGGATTCTGAATTTGTTTTTGAGTGTAGTTAATTAGTTTCTTGATTCTCATTCATTAGTATATTTTcattaaacaaaaaaaaagtttATTGCTTTATTTTATGATGGGTTGTCTCCTTTTTTTATTGACAttgtttattttatattttacTTTTCCTGTTTTGGGCTGCAACTTTGTTAACATGTTATTTTCTGGGTCTTGAGCCTGTCAGCGCCTTTCTTGCGTAATTTTGTTTCAGGTTGTTACGTAGTACTAATAGCCATTAACAATTTGAGTTAGGTTCTTAGAATATTctttatatttaattaaattaacCAATAGCATGAAATTTTACtttttttaaggaaaaatgaAATCTACAG includes these proteins:
- the LOC127118644 gene encoding uncharacterized protein LOC127118644, which codes for MENHYSSHPNSRDSSPTSRELLEIDHRSSFDEPPPSNTKRVKLICSFGGKIQPRPHDGHFSYIGGDTKILAVDRNVKLSHLIGKLTAMADSDVCFKYQLPGEDLDALISVCNEDDLDYMMIEYDRMCRASPKPARLRLFLFPSPVKNHSSNASFDSTNSAMNLAAAEDSKSEGKWFVDALNSVSVPAMEDSFPPPPPPEMNPDYLFGLDKPYSPSPEAKQTEVPETVPDFASKDTECESETVRETEIQEMKRMQTVNDHQQMNFNGENGRVNGCVVYSQENTETEMPLVTTPPFQAVNDEQKINSDGENSRVNGGVDSYSQENTETEMPLVTTPPAEAVNDEQQMNLDGENGGVNGYADCYTQENTETEMPLVTAVPVQAPAPVHSGSVQFQAPGPASVQSSFSPMIPNVVSAYSTGYLNEPIPVYLIQTRSGLYQAVRPVIGPTGQPVYFAYTQIGNEFGYNGSGVPGMVSERGYSNGSYGQAFQSQAAVAGVDSWN